The Leptospira stimsonii genome includes the window GAAGAGAACTCGAAAAGAAAAAGATCGTTCCTTCCTGAGGAAGTATCCAGTAGATCACTTCGAGAATCTGCTTTTTCAAATCGGTAGTTTGTACCAAACTCGCCGCGGCTTGCTCATAGATAAACAGATCCAAAAAAGTGGAAAAAATCAGAACAGCCAGTCCGCCGAAAAAAGCCGCATTCTTCCCAAAAGATAAAACGAGTAAAAATCCGAAAACGATCAAAAAGTAAAAAATCGGAAACATCGTGATAGAAGCTTTCAAGAGATCCCAGGAAAAAATTCCTCCGGATAACTGCTGTTTAACAAGATACGTTCCGATGAGAAAAGTTGCGTTCGCTAAAATGAGAATCAAAACGCCGAAGGATTTTCCAACGAGATACGTTAAAGAAGAAATCGGCCTGGATAGAATCGGAAGATAGGTTTTGTTTTCCAATTCTTCGCCTAAAAGAGAAACCGGAAGAAACAGGGCGAGAACCGTATTCCAAAAAGCGAAAAAGAGAAATACGATATAGATTTGAAAATTCGGATTCCCGGATTGATCCTCGCCGCCGACTTGAATGTCGCAACTGAAATTGAAAAATAAAAAGAGAGCGGATATTATAAAAATGAAATATACGATTCTTTTTCGAAGTGTTTCTCTGAGAGTTAGAAACGCGATAGAAAACACTTTTGGAATCTGATCTTGAATCCAGGAAAGATTACTCATGATTTCCTCCCGTAACTCTTAAGAAAACTTCTTCCAAGGATTCGGTAATTCTTTCATACTTTAGAATGTTCGCGCCCAACCCTACGAGTTCCGCGGGAATTTTTCTAAGATCGATTTCGTTCGTGGGAAGGAATTCGATCTGATTGTCCGAGATCTTTTGTTCGGAAGAAATTTTTCGGATATAAGAATCCAATTCCGGAGAAACGGATTCCACTTTTACAAGAATTCGATTCTTCCCTTCTTTCAGAGATTCCAGAGGACCGATTGCGGCGAGAGTTCCGAGATTGAGAATTCCGATTTCGTGACAGACTTTTTCAACTTCCAAAAGTCTATGAGAATTCAGTAATACGGTTGTACCCTTGGTTTTATTTTCTTCAACGAGAGTTTCTCGGAAATCGATATAACCTTTCGGATCGAGTCCGGAACCCGGTTCGTCCAAAATCAAAAGTTCCGGATCTCCGATCAGAGCGGAGGCAAGCCCGAGTCTCTGTAACATTCCTTTCGAATAACCGGAAACTTTTTTGGAAGCGGCGTCTGCGATTCCTGTTTTTTCCAAAAGAGCATTCGACTTTTTTCGAATCTCGGAGCCGCGGATTCCTGCTAACTTTCCACTGAACGTTAGAAATTCTTCGCCAGTCAAAAAACCCGGAATCGAAACTTTTTCAGGAAGATAACCGATTCTTTTGCGAAGGATTGGTGAAAACGGGAGTCCAAATAGATGAAAGTTTCCCGATGTTTGTTTGGAGAATCCCATAAGGATCCGGACTAAGCTGGTCTTTCCCGCTCCATTCGGACCCAAAAGTCCGAAGACGGATCCCTTAGGGACTCGGAACGAGATTCCTTTGAGAGCGTTTTGTTCTTTGTATTTTTTTTGTATTGAATCGATTTCAATTGCAAATTCGGACATGCACTTTTCCTTGGAATCAGAGCCTTTTCTAACAAACCGGTCTACGGGGTCCAGAACCTTTACGTTCTCTAAAAGAATCCCGATGGAAGCCGGAATATAGAACGGTTGGACCTTTTTTGCAAACGAAGGTTCCAGCGAGAGAAGGCTCGGCGATTTTCGGGAATTCGTTCCCGGTCAATCCTCTGAAAACATGAAGATAATCATTGCGAGACATGGAGAAGCGGAACCGAATTCTCCAGACGGCACAGACCGATCCAGACCTCTTACGTCCAAGGGAGTCGCAGACGTTCAGAAGATGGCGCGTTTCTTTCAAGTCGGATTTAAAGTCACAAAGATCTATCACAGTCCTTATCTCAGAACCACGCAGACCGCGAAAATTTATACGGACATTCTTCATCCGGATCAAGAAACGGAATCCTTAGAGGATTTAGAAGCGGGACAAGACATGTCTCGAGTTTGTCCTTTGATCAAAAGTTTTTCCAACTCGGATACGATTCTCATTGTCGGGCATAGTCCGGATGTTTCCATCTTTGCAGAAAAACTTTTAGGAATCGGAGGAGTTGGTAAAAGTTTTCTTTTTTCTCCCGGTTCCGCGTTGGCGGTGAACGTTCCGAGAGAAAAATTTTTAGACGGACAAATCATCTGGTTTCTTTGCCCGGACTTTCTCTGCTAAAGGCCTTCCCTTTTTTCAGTTTACAGAAGAGCCTTTTCCAAAATTCTTACTGTATTATTTAAGAATCGGGGTGTAGCGCAGTGGTAGCGCACTTCTCTGGGGGGGAAGGGGTCGCTGGTTCGAATCCAGTCACTCCGAGATTCTTTTCAAAACGTTTTCGATTTCATTCTCACAACCCGCGATCCGATAGAAAGAACGAATCGCCCCTTCTCTCGAAGATCCTTCTCCCGTTTGCAAAACCGTGATCACGGAATATTCTTTTGGGAGATCTTTCGTCCAACGTTCCCAAAATTTTTGTTTCTTTTCTAAAAAACCCAAAAACCAAAACGCTCCACCGAGAGATCCTGTCTTTCCGTAAAGGATTGAATTTTGAGAATCACATTCGGACCAAAAAGCGGATTCCTTCCAAAATTGAAACGTCTTTGAAGAAACTCCTCTCGAACGACCTTCGTCTTTTAGGAAGGAAACGAGAAAGTTATGTTGTGATTCCGGAGATGTTTTGATCGAAGGAGAAAGGAAAAGATTCTTACGATTCAAAAACGGTTTTTTATAAACTTCCGAAACGAATCCGATTCGCATTAGAAAATCTTGAAGTTCTTCGTAACGTTTCGGTTCGTCTTCCAGAAACGAAAGAAAAAAAGAATTGGAAGAATACAACATCGCTTCTCGGAGATTCAGAGCTCGCGGCGAATGCGGGATATGTTTTTCGGAACTTATTTTTTGAAAACTAGGATAGACCAAATTCTTTTCGATTAGAAAAAGAGCGATCCAGTATTTGAATGTGGAAGCCGGTGTGAAGTTTTGTTTGAGAAGAATCCTCTCCCCAGTGATGGAGGGAGAGGAATCAATGAAGTGTGAGAATAGTGTAATTTCCTTGGAATGAATCTCTCCGGCGGAAATCAAAGACCAGAGAGTAAGAAATAGAATCTTGCTCCAGCGCAAAGAAACTTATTTCTTAATGAAATGATTCAGAATGTTGTCTCGGATTTCTTCGAACCGAACCAATCCCCATGCAAGATTGACTTTCAATTTGAGTGCATTCTCGCTCATGTCTTTTTCACCTTGAGCTTTGAGCTGATCGAATCTTTCTTCGATCTTTTCCTTTCCATCGTTTAAATCATCTACTAGTTTGTCGAAAATCTCGCGGGAGGTTTGAACGGCGCCGATCCCAGCGTTGATTATGTCGTTTAATTTGTTCTTTTCCATACAGCAACCCCTCAATTCGTTTTAGAGGATCTCTATTGCTATTTTTGTGCAGTGCATAAAAATAGCAAACATTTTTTTTAAGTTTTTTCCTTGCCTCTCTCCAAAGTTTCCGGCAATCCTTTTAAAAATTTAAAACACGGAGTTCAAACGGCCATTGGTGGTGAAGGAGTTCCTACCAGAGAAGATTGACTTTCGCTTGCAAAACAGCCGTTTTGTGATAAAGGAAAGTTTCTCCAGTTTTTTCCACCTCCCACCCCTCCACCCTAAACCAGGGCGGGGCTCGCGACTTTTACGGAAATCTGTCTTATCTCCGACGATCCAGCTTGAAATCGAAATCATCTTCTGGGGAAAAGGACACCGTAGTTTCGCGAAAAATGGACCGTAAAACGATATGAAACAGTCTCTTCTGCTAAAAAAAGCCCTCCTTTGCGGGAACTCCTCCGGTTTTCTAAAAATTGCGTTTATCCTTTCTCTCTTTGCCGTTCTCAGTTGCGGCGCGGAAGTCAAATCGCTGGGGCCGTCCGGATCGGCTTGCGTTCGAATCGAAGGACTCCCCGGTCCGGAAGATTTAGCCTTAGACGCCGAAGAGAAAATTCTTTATGTCTCAAGCCACGAGAGAAGAATCTCCGATCAGACGGGAAAGATCTTTTGGATCGATCTCAAAAATTCTTCGGTTCCGAAAGAACTTCCGGTGCAATTTCCTCCGGAGTTCCGACCTCACGGAATGAGTCTCCTTAAGACGAAAGGGACCTATCGTCTTTATGTGATTTCTCATCCTACACTTTATAAAAAACATACCGTGGAAATTTTCGAACGAAAGGGAAAAGATTGGTCTCATGTAGGAACTCTCACAGATCCTTTGATCACGAGTCCAAACGACCTCCACGCCGTTAGCGAAAACGAAATCTACGTTTCGAACGATCACGGTGCGGGAAGTTTTCTCCGTTACCTTCTCTGGGACGATCTTTTCGGATTCAAACGGGCCGATATCGCTTACTACAACGGAAAAACTTGGTCGAACCTGAACAATCCACTTTCGTATGGAAACGGAATTCTCCACGTAAAGGATTCTCAAGGAAAAGAATTTCTCTATCGTTCCGGCTTTACGGATCGGAGCGTCTTTCGTTTTCCAATTCAGAGACAGGATGGAAACCCGGTTCTTGGTCCGGCGGAAACGATTTTTTTAGATTCCGGAACGGATAATTTAGAACTCGATTCCAACGGAAGAATTTTCGTCGTTGGTCATCCTTCAACGTATAAATTCATAAGACATATGTTAAACGAAGATTATCCTGCACCGACTCAGATATTTCGGATCAATCAGAACGGAAAGTTCGATGAAATTTTCGCGACTTCGGGCGATTTAATTTCGGCAGGAAGCACGGCGATTCCGTTCGAAGGAAGACTCTATGTAGCGCAAGTATTCAATCCATTCATTCTGAATTGTGAATATAAGAATGATTGAATTTACTTGAAATAAATCTTCCGAATAGCGTCCGAATACACGGTTCCCATCAGATCGTAACCGACCGGATTCGGATGAATCGGATCGATCTGAGGATACAAGGGAATCGTCTTTTCGGTTTCAAGAAAAACGGTTTCCATGTCCGCGGTTAAATAGCGGGAACCGAGGCTTCTTAGATAAGGATTGATCTGAAGAATATTTGCGCGATAACCGGGTTGAATCGTCGGAGGCAAAATTGTTACGAGAATCGCCGCGTTGCTCACCTTTTGGATCGACTGGAGAAGAATTTCGTAATTTCCTGGAAACTGATCGATCGGATAACTGGAAACGTCGTTCGTCCCTAATTCTAAAATCAAAAGATCCTGTTGTTCCGTAAGAGCGGTTCCGATCACGTCGTTCCAACCGGGCACCGATCTTCCTGAAACGGAATAGTCGGTAACGGTAAATCTTGTTCCCAACTTTTCTCTCAAACCGAAACCATCCGATCTCTGAGAAAGGGAATCTCCGATGATTCCCACGTTTAAGAGCGGACCGATCAAAGGTAAAAGTGCCGAAAGACCTTGTCGGTCCGATTCTTTTCCCACGCAGGCATGAAAGAAAAAAGCAAATGCAATCGCTCCGAAGAGAAGTTTTTGGATCCGAAAAGAATTCATTTCTTTTTCCGAAGATAGATCTCCGCCTGAGCTCGGACCAATTTTCGAGTGGTGGAAGGAGATACAGAAACATTCTTCTTATAAAAGGAAGAGGAATTTTCCCTTAGATAAGAATCGATCGTTTCGTTTCGTTTCGTTCCTTCGCTAAAAACAAACGTATCGATGGAATCGAGAGTTCCGATAAACATTTCCGGCGGCACGGGCAATTCTCCAGGAATGAATTCTAAGATTTGTTGATTCGGATATTTTTCTTTCAGATAAAAATACGGATCTGGGATCGCTTGGATATAAACTTTTTTAGAATACTTGAGTTCGATTGCGATCTCTTCGGAAAATTTTTTTCCGAGATCGAATTCCGGATTCACAAATCCCACTTTTCGATACGCAAGAAAAAGAACGAGTAAGTTGCAGAATAAAAGTCCGGAACCGGTATAGACGACTCTCTTTCGATCGGAATCCTCCAAAAGAATTCCGCCTAACGCAGAAATCGGAATCGTAAGATACATCACATAATAAAATTCCGTGGAAAGAAAAAGAAATGCGAGCGTCCCAAGAATCCAAACAAAAAGAAAGATGAAACGTTCTTTTTTCTCTTTCAAAAGTCTTCGATTGATTCCAATTCCCGCCAAAAGAAAAATATAAAATAGAATTCTTACTCCCGGATTTTCATATCCTCCGATGAGAATCTTGATCTTTGTGATCATGGAAAAAACGGAAAAGAGTTCTTTCTTTCTTCCGAACTGCAACCCGAATTGAAATAAGAATAGATCCCATTTCGGAAAAAGCCAAACGATCCATACGATCAACGGTAGTATTCCGCCCAACCAAAACAAAGGCTGAAACAGAGAACCCCTTCTCCAAAGAAGATAGAGAGAAGGAATTCCAAAAACCGCGCCGAAAGGATGAGAGAGAAAAGAAAGCCCGAGCAAAGCACCGGCGCCGGCGCCTTCGATCCAACTTACTTTTTCAGGGGATTCTTCCAGAGCGCTTCGTACAAGAAAGAAAAGACTTCCTAACGCAAAGAATAGGCAGAGAGCTTCCATTCTCGCCATCAAACCCACTCTTAAAAAAAGAAGATCTGTCGCGAGGAGAAGACAAGAGAAGAGCGCGGAGAAAGAGGAGAATCCGATTCTTTTTAAAATCCCGAATAAAATAAGAATCGAAAACGCGGCCGTGATCGAAGTGAAAAGACGCAAACCTTCCAAGCCCGGCCAAACGAATTGCATCCAAAATCCGCCCGTAAGAAAATAGATCGGCGGCATCCAAAGTGTGATCTCTTCCATTCCCGGAATCAGACCTTCTAAAACGTTCGTTCTCAAAGTTCCGAAACTTGCAAAATCTTGAGCTGGGGAATAGAAAAGGACTTCATCCGGCCAGACTGGAGGGAATTCCAATCGATCGTTTTGTGGAATCCAAACAAAAACAAAGACGATCAAAAACAACAGCGCCGGAGGGACTGCGTTCGGTGAGATGAGTTTAGAAAGAAATTTCCGGGACATAGACCCCGAGGGAAATCCGGGAAAATTCCCGGATTTTAGGTTAGTGAATCGAGAGCCGCGCTTTCTGTTTCGTAAACTTCAAACAGATCCAGCAGTTCGACCACGTCGAAAACTTTTTTTACGGGAGGAGTGATACAACAGAGTTTCAACTTCCTTCCTTGCTTTTCCAGTTCACGGACCATACCTACAAAGATACGAATCCCCGAAGAGGAGATGTATGAAATATTTTCCAGGTTTATCAAAATATCACCCTGGCCGGACTGAACATCATCTAGTAATTTTGCTTCGACTTCGTCTGAATGTCCGATATCCAGCCTTCCATTGAGCGCAACTAGAGTATGTTTACCGATCTTTTTCGTCTTGATTTCCAAAGATGGCTTCCTTTTGGAGAATTAGGACTAAATTAAGCTTTCAGAACGCGTTTACAACTCATTTTTAAGCTCCAATGTCTATAATTTCCTCGATGGAAAATATTTTTAACCGCTCGACCTTCGCGCTTTTCCCAATCAATTTATAGGTCGCCCTTCGAGTCTTATATCCGAGATAGAACGAAATATACGCGATAGAAATGCCGTGTTTATGCATTCTCATTGCGATTGTCCTTCGAATCATCGGAAAAGTGATTTCAATTCCGGTTTTACTTTCTATCTTTTGAAGAAGTTTTTGAATCGTCCTTCGATGGAGTTTCCCTTTTCTTCCTGAGAATAGGAATTCATCCGGCAATTTCCCTTTGAGAGAACCGTAAAAATCTTTTAATAAACATCCCGGAATCATCAAGGAACGTTCCGCCAACCCATTTAAACCACGAATTCTTAATATTCCATTTTCAATGTCGACGTCTTCCGCACGAATCGAAATCAATTCCTCAGGTCTCAATCCAAAAGAGAATAAAATTCGTATCCAAGTATAATGCAACGGATTGCTTCTACAGGCTTCCCGGAGACATTCCATTTCAGAATCATTCAAAACTCTTCCTGATTCCAGATCGTCCAAATTTTCTTTTTCTATGGTCATTGCAACAAACCTCCTTTTTTAAATTCGGAAACATTTGCCAAAAACGTAAAAAATATGACAAACAAAAAATAAAAAAGTAGAATGAATTAAAATTTTTATATTAAAAGTATAAAATAAAATTTGAATATTCAATATTCTTAAATTATTCTAAATCGGAATATTTCATTTTTATTGATAACGGGATCAAAAGGAATTCTCGGAGCTGAAAGTAATACTTCTTCGTAAGTTTATTTCAGACGAACTTCAAGTCCGTTTTCATGCGTTTTACGGAATCGTTTCGTTTGTCGGAAAAAGTTTAAATCATTCTTTTTCAAAGAAAATACGGATCTTACGGGGAAGAATTAGGAGTAAAATATCATATTAAAAACGATAGAAAATGAACTTCCATTTTCTTCGCATATTCTAATCTTGAAAATATAATTTATAATCAACTCATGACTTGTTTTAAAAGTAGAAGAGACATGGATCTTTTAGAATGGGATCTTCCAATCTCGGTCCATTCTTTTCAGAAGGAGAACGTTTCCGTTTTTTCTTCGTTTACTGAGATTGCGTTCTTTTAGTTCACTTCCACACGGTTCAATTCATCCAACTCCACTTTCCAGGCTTGAACGATCTGAACCATCACATCCAAAACGGCTGGATCGGGAGAATCGTACGAATCGGCGGCAAAGGAATCGACGGTTTCGAAACCTTGAATCGACTTCATCGAATTCTTTTCCATCCTCGCTCTAAAAACTTCAAATTCTTCTATGGATTCCGTTGGGGAATTTTTTACGTAATACGGTTTTATGATACTTACTCGAATACTTTCGATCGGAAGATTTTTGAGCGTCTGCAAAAGTCGAAAAGAAAGAAGCGCGATTTCCAGTTTCATTCTTTCTTTGTATTCTTTCTGACCTAAAAAGGTAAGCGCGGAATTTCCACCTACTGCTAAAGTGACTCTTACGTTGCCGCTTCCGGACGTTTCTCCTGGGGCGATTTCTATTTCTTTCAGCCGATCTCCCAAAAGGAGGAACGATGTCTGACGTATCTTTTCCTCCACAGGGATTTGTTTGTCGGATAATATCTTTTGCACTTGGTCTTTCGGGCTCGCCTTACAAGCAAAAGTCGAAACTACGATGCAGAGAAGAAACATAGGGTAAAATACCCTATATACAGAATGAATCCTTTGGAAAAGACGATTTCGATTTTTGAACCCATTTCGATTTTTTAGATGAGGGTACAAATGTTCATTCTTCATTGAAACATCTCCTTCCTTTTCATTTTGTGAAATTGACTCTCTAATTTTATTGGATCCACTCCAATTTTGCAAGCTTTTAGCCGCTTTTCGCCGTTTCTCGACCGCCGAACGCCTGTTTCGTTATCCAAAATTTTGGGCAGGATTCCCTTGTTTTTAAGTCAAGGATTCCGCTCGTTATCACGATCTTCGGATCCGTTCCCTCTCTTTCTTGGAAACAAAT containing:
- a CDS encoding tyrosine-type recombinase/integrase, giving the protein MTIEKENLDDLESGRVLNDSEMECLREACRSNPLHYTWIRILFSFGLRPEELISIRAEDVDIENGILRIRGLNGLAERSLMIPGCLLKDFYGSLKGKLPDEFLFSGRKGKLHRRTIQKLLQKIESKTGIEITFPMIRRTIAMRMHKHGISIAYISFYLGYKTRRATYKLIGKSAKVERLKIFSIEEIIDIGA
- a CDS encoding arylesterase, translated to MKQSLLLKKALLCGNSSGFLKIAFILSLFAVLSCGAEVKSLGPSGSACVRIEGLPGPEDLALDAEEKILYVSSHERRISDQTGKIFWIDLKNSSVPKELPVQFPPEFRPHGMSLLKTKGTYRLYVISHPTLYKKHTVEIFERKGKDWSHVGTLTDPLITSPNDLHAVSENEIYVSNDHGAGSFLRYLLWDDLFGFKRADIAYYNGKTWSNLNNPLSYGNGILHVKDSQGKEFLYRSGFTDRSVFRFPIQRQDGNPVLGPAETIFLDSGTDNLELDSNGRIFVVGHPSTYKFIRHMLNEDYPAPTQIFRINQNGKFDEIFATSGDLISAGSTAIPFEGRLYVAQVFNPFILNCEYKND
- a CDS encoding STAS domain-containing protein, translating into MEIKTKKIGKHTLVALNGRLDIGHSDEVEAKLLDDVQSGQGDILINLENISYISSSGIRIFVGMVRELEKQGRKLKLCCITPPVKKVFDVVELLDLFEVYETESAALDSLT
- a CDS encoding ABC transporter ATP-binding protein, which translates into the protein MSEFAIEIDSIQKKYKEQNALKGISFRVPKGSVFGLLGPNGAGKTSLVRILMGFSKQTSGNFHLFGLPFSPILRKRIGYLPEKVSIPGFLTGEEFLTFSGKLAGIRGSEIRKKSNALLEKTGIADAASKKVSGYSKGMLQRLGLASALIGDPELLILDEPGSGLDPKGYIDFRETLVEENKTKGTTVLLNSHRLLEVEKVCHEIGILNLGTLAAIGPLESLKEGKNRILVKVESVSPELDSYIRKISSEQKISDNQIEFLPTNEIDLRKIPAELVGLGANILKYERITESLEEVFLRVTGGNHE
- a CDS encoding ABC transporter permease — encoded protein: MSNLSWIQDQIPKVFSIAFLTLRETLRKRIVYFIFIISALFLFFNFSCDIQVGGEDQSGNPNFQIYIVFLFFAFWNTVLALFLPVSLLGEELENKTYLPILSRPISSLTYLVGKSFGVLILILANATFLIGTYLVKQQLSGGIFSWDLLKASITMFPIFYFLIVFGFLLVLSFGKNAAFFGGLAVLIFSTFLDLFIYEQAAASLVQTTDLKKQILEVIYWILPQEGTIFFFSSSLLAKSLSQVHYYGEYSLAQITLWILLSLGLGKVVLDRKEL
- a CDS encoding ArnT family glycosyltransferase, whose product is MSRKFLSKLISPNAVPPALLFLIVFVFVWIPQNDRLEFPPVWPDEVLFYSPAQDFASFGTLRTNVLEGLIPGMEEITLWMPPIYFLTGGFWMQFVWPGLEGLRLFTSITAAFSILILFGILKRIGFSSFSALFSCLLLATDLLFLRVGLMARMEALCLFFALGSLFFLVRSALEESPEKVSWIEGAGAGALLGLSFLSHPFGAVFGIPSLYLLWRRGSLFQPLFWLGGILPLIVWIVWLFPKWDLFLFQFGLQFGRKKELFSVFSMITKIKILIGGYENPGVRILFYIFLLAGIGINRRLLKEKKERFIFLFVWILGTLAFLFLSTEFYYVMYLTIPISALGGILLEDSDRKRVVYTGSGLLFCNLLVLFLAYRKVGFVNPEFDLGKKFSEEIAIELKYSKKVYIQAIPDPYFYLKEKYPNQQILEFIPGELPVPPEMFIGTLDSIDTFVFSEGTKRNETIDSYLRENSSSFYKKNVSVSPSTTRKLVRAQAEIYLRKKK
- a CDS encoding penicillin-binding transpeptidase domain-containing protein; this encodes MRWSKILFLTLWSLISAGEIHSKEITLFSHFIDSSPSITGERILLKQNFTPASTFKYWIALFLIEKNLVYPSFQKISSEKHIPHSPRALNLREAMLYSSNSFFLSFLEDEPKRYEELQDFLMRIGFVSEVYKKPFLNRKNLFLSPSIKTSPESQHNFLVSFLKDEGRSRGVSSKTFQFWKESAFWSECDSQNSILYGKTGSLGGAFWFLGFLEKKQKFWERWTKDLPKEYSVITVLQTGEGSSREGAIRSFYRIAGCENEIENVLKRISE
- the sixA gene encoding phosphohistidine phosphatase SixA; the protein is MKIIIARHGEAEPNSPDGTDRSRPLTSKGVADVQKMARFFQVGFKVTKIYHSPYLRTTQTAKIYTDILHPDQETESLEDLEAGQDMSRVCPLIKSFSNSDTILIVGHSPDVSIFAEKLLGIGGVGKSFLFSPGSALAVNVPREKFLDGQIIWFLCPDFLC
- a CDS encoding LIMLP_16025 family protein gives rise to the protein MEKNKLNDIINAGIGAVQTSREIFDKLVDDLNDGKEKIEERFDQLKAQGEKDMSENALKLKVNLAWGLVRFEEIRDNILNHFIKK
- a CDS encoding SGNH/GDSL hydrolase family protein; the protein is MNSFRIQKLLFGAIAFAFFFHACVGKESDRQGLSALLPLIGPLLNVGIIGDSLSQRSDGFGLREKLGTRFTVTDYSVSGRSVPGWNDVIGTALTEQQDLLILELGTNDVSSYPIDQFPGNYEILLQSIQKVSNAAILVTILPPTIQPGYRANILQINPYLRSLGSRYLTADMETVFLETEKTIPLYPQIDPIHPNPVGYDLMGTVYSDAIRKIYFK